The Listeria welshimeri serovar 6b str. SLCC5334 genome has a window encoding:
- a CDS encoding YlxQ family RNA-binding protein — protein sequence MDKKALSLLGLANRARKITTGEELVLKAVRNGKAKMVLISEDISEKTEKTIRNKCEYYNVVVKKAGTREMIGGAIGKDTRAIVAILDKGFAVKLAELLG from the coding sequence ATGGATAAAAAAGCACTTTCCTTATTGGGCCTCGCTAACCGAGCACGTAAAATCACCACTGGTGAAGAATTAGTACTAAAAGCAGTTAGAAATGGGAAAGCAAAAATGGTTCTCATTTCAGAAGATATATCCGAAAAAACCGAGAAAACAATCCGCAACAAGTGTGAATACTATAATGTAGTCGTTAAAAAAGCCGGCACCCGGGAAATGATTGGGGGTGCAATCGGCAAAGACACACGTGCAATAGTTGCAATACTTGATAAAGGGTTTGCTGTTAAATTAGCAGAATTACTCGGTTGA
- the nusA gene encoding transcription termination factor NusA, with protein sequence MSTELLDALHVLEHDKGISREVLVEAIEAALTSAYKRNFKDAQNVRVDLNMENGSIRVLARKEAVEQVFDSRLEISMEEAHKINPVYKPGDVVELEVTPKDFGRIAAQTAKQVVTQRVREAERGIIYDEFIDREDDIMTGIVERQDSRFIYVNLGKIEAILSQNEQMPNETYHAHDRIKVYLTKVEKTTKGPQIFVSRTHPGLLKRLFEMEVPEIYDGVVEIKSVAREAGDRSKISVYTANEEVDPVGACVGPKGARVQTIVNELKGEKIDIVEWSEDPFTFVANALSPSKVLDVIVNEADQATTVIVPDYQLSLAIGKRGQNARLAAKLTGWKIDIKSETVATELGIYPRNGIEAPEVEEAESETLTEDEE encoded by the coding sequence ATGAGCACAGAATTATTAGATGCTCTTCATGTGTTAGAACATGATAAAGGTATTTCAAGAGAGGTTTTAGTAGAAGCAATTGAAGCTGCTCTTACTTCCGCATATAAAAGAAACTTCAAAGATGCACAAAACGTACGCGTAGATTTAAATATGGAAAACGGTTCTATCCGTGTTTTAGCTAGAAAAGAAGCGGTAGAACAAGTATTTGATTCTCGTCTTGAAATTTCGATGGAAGAAGCGCATAAAATCAATCCAGTTTACAAACCTGGTGATGTGGTAGAGCTTGAAGTAACACCAAAAGATTTCGGCCGTATTGCTGCTCAAACAGCGAAACAAGTTGTGACTCAGCGTGTTCGTGAAGCAGAACGTGGTATTATTTACGATGAGTTTATCGACCGTGAAGATGACATTATGACTGGTATTGTAGAACGCCAAGATTCTCGTTTTATTTATGTAAATCTTGGTAAAATCGAAGCTATTTTGTCTCAAAACGAGCAAATGCCAAATGAAACCTATCATGCACATGATCGCATCAAAGTATATTTAACAAAAGTAGAGAAGACAACAAAAGGACCACAAATCTTTGTATCCCGTACTCACCCTGGATTACTTAAGCGTCTTTTTGAAATGGAAGTACCTGAAATCTATGATGGTGTGGTAGAAATTAAATCCGTTGCACGTGAAGCCGGAGACCGTTCTAAAATCTCTGTTTATACAGCAAACGAAGAAGTCGACCCAGTTGGCGCATGTGTTGGACCAAAAGGCGCACGTGTACAAACCATTGTTAATGAACTTAAAGGTGAAAAAATCGATATCGTTGAATGGTCAGAAGATCCTTTCACATTCGTAGCCAATGCACTTAGCCCTTCCAAAGTGTTAGATGTTATTGTAAACGAAGCAGACCAAGCAACAACTGTCATCGTACCAGATTATCAATTATCACTTGCTATTGGTAAACGTGGTCAAAATGCACGTTTAGCAGCGAAATTAACTGGGTGGAAAATTGATATTAAAAGTGAAACAGTTGCAACTGAACTAGGCATCTATCCTCGTAATGGCATAGAAGCGCCAGAAGTAGAAGAAGCAGAAAGCGAAACTTTGACAGAAGATGAAGAGTAA
- the rimP gene encoding ribosome maturation factor RimP → MSKVLEQVEAIVEPITNELQLELVDIAFEKEGPNWFLRIFIDKDGGVDIDECAAVSEKVSEKMDESDPITQNYFLEVSSPGAERPLKKEQDFENAVSKYVHVTSYEPIDGRKMWEGTLVSYDGTTLVITITDKTRKITCEIPKDKVAKARLAIQF, encoded by the coding sequence ATGAGTAAAGTACTAGAACAAGTAGAAGCAATTGTTGAGCCAATTACGAATGAACTGCAGTTGGAACTCGTAGACATTGCCTTTGAAAAAGAAGGTCCAAACTGGTTTTTGCGAATTTTTATTGATAAAGATGGTGGCGTAGATATCGATGAATGCGCAGCTGTCAGTGAAAAAGTCAGTGAGAAGATGGATGAATCTGACCCAATTACTCAAAATTATTTTTTGGAGGTTTCATCACCAGGTGCTGAACGTCCACTAAAGAAAGAGCAAGATTTTGAAAATGCGGTAAGTAAATATGTCCATGTAACTTCCTATGAGCCAATTGATGGCCGTAAAATGTGGGAAGGAACGCTTGTTAGCTATGACGGCACAACACTCGTTATTACTATCACGGATAAAACACGCAAAATCACTTGTGAAATTCCTAAAGACAAAGTAGCCAAAGCAAGACTTGCAATTCAATTTTAA
- the infB gene encoding translation initiation factor IF-2: MSKVRVYEYAKEHQVSSKKVIEALKDLGIEVANHMSTINENALRQLDNAVDGTNKKAEAPKKETTSNENGNSKGPNKPNMTNSNEKSNKPNKPAGQATKPATANKSQGAKPATNKPANTSNQTQSSGNQQQAGGQKRNNNSNRPGGGNSNRPGGNNRPNRGGNFNNKGRNTKKKGKLNHSTVPPTPPKPKELPEKIVFSESLTVAELAKKLYREPSELIKKLFMLGVVATINQSLDKDAIELICDDYGVQVEEEIKVDVTDLDVYFENELNETVDESKLVERPPVVTIMGHVDHGKTTLLDSLRNTKVTLGEAGGITQHIGAYQLEIHDKKITFLDTPGHAAFTAMRARGAQITDITILVVAADDGVMPQTIEAINHAKAAGMPIIVAVNKIDKPQANPDRVMQELTEYELVPEAWGGDTIFAPISAKFGEGLENLLDMILLVSEVEELKANPNRRAIGSVIEAELDKGRGPVATLLVQDGTLNIGDPIVVGNTFGRVRAMVNDLGRRVKKVGPSTPVEITGLNDVPQAGDRFVVFEDEKTARNIGETRASRALVAQRSATNRVSLDNLFEHMKAGEMKEVNVIIKADVQGSVEALAASLRKIDVEGVNVKIIHTAVGAINESDITLAAASNAIVIGFNVRPTAQAREAAENESVDIRLHRVIYKAIDEIEAAMKGMLDPEFQEKIIGQAQVRQTINVSKVGTIAGCYVTDGKITRDSGVRIIRDGIVVFEGEIATLKRFKDDAKEVAKGYECGITVQNFNDIKEDDVIEAYVMEEIERK, encoded by the coding sequence ATGAGTAAAGTTCGTGTATATGAATATGCAAAAGAACATCAAGTATCAAGCAAAAAAGTCATTGAAGCATTAAAAGACTTAGGTATTGAAGTGGCGAATCATATGTCCACTATTAATGAAAATGCCTTAAGACAATTAGATAATGCCGTTGATGGCACAAATAAAAAAGCCGAAGCACCAAAGAAAGAAACTACAAGCAACGAAAATGGAAATAGTAAGGGGCCAAACAAACCAAATATGACAAATAGTAATGAAAAGTCGAATAAACCAAATAAACCAGCAGGACAAGCTACTAAACCAGCCACTGCAAACAAAAGCCAAGGTGCAAAACCAGCAACAAACAAACCAGCAAATACAAGTAATCAAACCCAATCAAGTGGTAATCAGCAACAAGCTGGCGGACAAAAACGTAATAATAATAGCAATCGTCCAGGAGGCGGAAACTCTAACCGTCCAGGCGGTAACAATCGTCCGAATCGTGGCGGCAATTTCAATAATAAAGGCCGTAATACGAAGAAAAAAGGTAAATTAAACCATAGTACAGTTCCGCCAACTCCGCCAAAACCAAAAGAACTTCCTGAAAAAATTGTTTTTAGTGAATCATTGACAGTAGCGGAATTAGCGAAAAAATTATACAGAGAACCATCTGAATTAATTAAAAAATTATTTATGCTTGGTGTTGTAGCGACAATTAATCAATCATTAGATAAAGATGCAATCGAACTAATCTGTGATGATTATGGTGTGCAGGTAGAAGAAGAAATTAAAGTCGATGTAACGGATTTAGATGTTTACTTTGAAAACGAATTAAATGAAACGGTTGACGAGTCTAAACTTGTTGAACGTCCACCAGTTGTTACTATTATGGGACACGTTGACCATGGTAAAACAACGTTACTAGATTCCCTTCGTAATACAAAAGTTACTTTAGGTGAAGCTGGCGGTATTACGCAACATATTGGTGCGTATCAACTTGAAATCCATGATAAAAAAATCACTTTCCTAGATACACCTGGACATGCTGCGTTTACAGCAATGCGTGCTCGTGGTGCGCAAATCACTGATATTACTATTTTAGTAGTTGCAGCAGATGATGGTGTTATGCCACAAACAATTGAAGCAATTAACCATGCGAAAGCTGCGGGAATGCCGATTATTGTTGCTGTGAATAAAATTGATAAACCACAAGCAAACCCGGACCGTGTTATGCAAGAATTAACTGAATATGAATTAGTCCCAGAAGCTTGGGGCGGCGATACTATTTTCGCACCAATTTCAGCTAAATTTGGTGAAGGTCTTGAAAACTTGTTAGACATGATTTTACTTGTATCTGAAGTAGAAGAATTAAAAGCAAATCCTAATCGTCGTGCAATTGGTTCTGTCATTGAAGCAGAACTTGATAAAGGCCGCGGTCCTGTTGCGACTTTATTAGTACAAGATGGAACGCTTAATATTGGTGATCCAATTGTTGTCGGTAACACATTTGGACGTGTTCGTGCAATGGTCAATGATTTAGGCCGTCGTGTGAAAAAAGTGGGTCCTAGTACACCAGTTGAAATCACTGGTTTAAATGATGTACCACAAGCCGGCGATCGCTTTGTTGTTTTTGAAGATGAAAAAACAGCAAGAAATATTGGTGAAACTCGTGCAAGCCGTGCACTAGTAGCTCAACGTTCAGCAACAAACCGTGTAAGTTTAGATAACTTATTTGAACATATGAAAGCTGGCGAAATGAAAGAAGTTAACGTTATTATTAAAGCTGACGTTCAAGGTTCTGTAGAGGCTCTTGCCGCATCACTTCGCAAAATTGATGTAGAAGGCGTTAACGTTAAAATTATTCATACTGCCGTTGGTGCAATCAATGAATCAGATATCACTTTAGCTGCAGCATCTAATGCGATTGTTATTGGATTTAATGTTCGTCCAACAGCACAAGCTCGTGAAGCAGCAGAAAACGAAAGCGTTGATATTCGTTTACACCGTGTTATTTATAAAGCAATTGATGAAATTGAAGCAGCAATGAAAGGGATGCTTGATCCAGAATTCCAAGAAAAAATCATTGGTCAAGCGCAAGTTCGTCAAACAATCAATGTTTCTAAAGTGGGTACAATTGCCGGTTGTTACGTAACGGATGGTAAAATTACTCGTGATAGTGGCGTTCGTATTATCCGTGACGGAATCGTTGTTTTTGAAGGCGAAATAGCTACACTGAAACGCTTTAAAGATGATGCGAAAGAAGTGGCTAAAGGGTACGAATGTGGTATTACAGTTCAAAACTTCAATGATATCAAAGAAGACGATGTAATTGAAGCGTACGTTATGGAAGAAATTGAAAGAAAATGA
- a CDS encoding PolC-type DNA polymerase III — translation MTAKEEEKQERFQLLMTQIGLQDVTTYEEFTKDAKIEKLIADKKNKTWQFHLHVPQIFPAPLFHMMDVGMKRAFSQIAETEMQIVPENQTINETLIQEYWNLIVEPIGKQSPMIGKLLMEQKPTFKEPHFIEVAVHNDMEEATIQQRFQAKIIENYGKAGFPRLAMKMHMLDQSESDEYKAFAQAKQEEDQKKAAEAVQVMQKRQAEGQNGNSSAAPLSGPFQIGYKIKDDEEIKRLGDVYDEERRITVQGLIFATEIRELRSGRSLLQFKITDYTSSMIIKMFSRDNEDAAMFQNLKKGMWVKVRGSVQNDTFVRDLIMMAQDINEIAGVKRLDTAEEKRAELHLHSPMSQMDATSSVDSLFKQAADWGHKAIAITDHSVAQSFPEAYGAGQKYGLKVIFGIEANLIDDGVPIAYNDQHIGLQDATYCVFDVETTGLSAVYDTIIELAGVKMKNGEIIDKFEAFIDPGHPLSATTINLTGITDDMVKGSDPIDVVLKRFKEWSGDDILVAHNASFDMGFINTAYEKVGLEKADNAVVDTLELARFLYPHFKNHRLNTLTKKFNIILEQHHRAVFDAEATAYLAWKLIKDAKEMHDINFHDSLNDYMGEGDAYKRARPFHATIYAQTDVGLKNLFKLITMSNINYFYRVPRIPRSQLKKLREGLIVGTACSQGELFEAMMQKGMQAAEKVVEFYDFIEIQPKPVYAPLIERELVRDEKALEEILKNIVRVGEKAGKPVVATGNVHYKDPVDKIYRKILIHSQGGANPLNRAELPDVHFRSTDEMLKEFAFLGEEKAKEVVVTNSNLVVDWMEELKPIKDELYTPKIDGAEDEVRNMSYDMAHQLYGENLPEIVEARLEKELKSIIGHGFAVIYLISHKLVKKSLVDGYLVGSRGSVGSSFVATMTEITEVNPLPPHYLCPNCKDSEFFDDGSVGSGFDLPDKECPHCGTAYQKEGQDIPFETFLGFKGDKVPDIDLNFSGDYQPVAHAYTKEIFGEDYVFRAGTIGTVAEKTAFGYVRNYERDMNMTIRGAEIDRLVAGCTGVKRTTGQHPGGIIVIPDYMDVYDFTPVQFPADATDSEWKTTHFDFHSIHDNVLKLDILGHDDPTAIRMLQDLSGIDPKTIPTDDPDVMKLFGSTESLGVKPADIDSKTGTLGIPEFGTRFVRQMLEQTKPTTFSELVQISGLSHGTDVWLGNAEELIKNKTCELPDVIGCRDDIMVFLIYQGLESSLAFKIMESVRKGKGLTEEMEEAMMANKVPLWYIESCKKIKYMFPKAHAAAYVLMAVRIAYFKVHYPLYFYATYFTVRADDFDLTSMVNGKEAVKATMKEVNDKGMEASTKEKNLLTVLEIANEMLARGFHFQKVDLYKSSADEFIIDGDSLIPPFNAIPSLGTNVAKQIVAARENGEFLSKEDLQQRGKVSKTIIQYMDDQGCLEGLPDQNQLSLF, via the coding sequence ATGACTGCAAAAGAGGAAGAAAAACAAGAACGATTTCAGCTGTTAATGACACAAATTGGCTTACAAGACGTAACTACCTACGAAGAATTCACAAAAGATGCTAAAATCGAAAAGTTAATTGCCGATAAAAAAAATAAAACTTGGCAATTTCATTTGCATGTACCGCAAATCTTTCCAGCTCCACTTTTCCATATGATGGATGTTGGAATGAAGCGTGCTTTTAGTCAAATTGCTGAAACAGAAATGCAAATAGTTCCGGAAAATCAGACAATCAATGAAACTCTTATTCAAGAATACTGGAATTTAATCGTAGAGCCAATTGGAAAGCAGTCGCCGATGATTGGAAAACTCCTTATGGAACAAAAACCTACTTTCAAAGAACCTCATTTTATTGAAGTGGCAGTCCATAATGATATGGAAGAAGCCACTATTCAGCAACGTTTTCAAGCGAAAATTATCGAAAACTATGGAAAAGCCGGATTCCCAAGACTAGCAATGAAAATGCATATGCTTGATCAATCAGAATCCGATGAATATAAAGCTTTTGCTCAAGCGAAACAAGAAGAGGATCAGAAAAAAGCCGCAGAAGCTGTTCAAGTAATGCAAAAACGTCAAGCTGAAGGACAAAATGGTAATTCGAGTGCAGCGCCATTATCTGGACCTTTCCAAATCGGCTATAAAATTAAGGACGACGAAGAAATTAAACGTCTTGGTGATGTTTATGATGAAGAACGACGTATTACAGTTCAAGGACTAATTTTCGCAACTGAAATTAGAGAACTTCGTAGTGGCCGTAGTTTATTACAATTTAAAATTACTGATTATACAAGCTCAATGATTATAAAAATGTTTTCTCGTGATAATGAAGATGCAGCCATGTTCCAGAATCTGAAAAAAGGAATGTGGGTGAAAGTGCGAGGAAGTGTACAAAATGACACTTTTGTGCGCGATTTGATAATGATGGCTCAAGATATCAATGAAATTGCAGGAGTAAAACGTCTTGATACCGCTGAAGAAAAGCGGGCAGAACTTCATCTTCATTCACCTATGAGCCAAATGGATGCAACTTCTTCGGTGGATTCTTTATTTAAACAAGCAGCTGATTGGGGACATAAAGCCATTGCAATTACTGATCACTCTGTAGCTCAGTCTTTCCCGGAAGCTTATGGTGCAGGACAAAAATATGGCTTAAAAGTTATTTTTGGTATTGAAGCAAATCTTATTGATGACGGTGTTCCAATTGCTTATAACGATCAACATATTGGCTTACAAGATGCAACTTATTGCGTGTTTGACGTAGAAACAACGGGTCTATCAGCTGTCTATGACACTATTATTGAACTTGCCGGCGTAAAAATGAAAAATGGAGAAATCATTGACAAATTTGAAGCATTTATTGATCCAGGTCATCCGCTTTCTGCCACTACTATCAATCTAACAGGTATTACAGACGATATGGTAAAAGGCTCAGATCCAATTGATGTAGTGCTAAAACGATTCAAGGAATGGAGTGGCGATGATATTCTCGTTGCCCACAACGCTTCTTTTGATATGGGCTTTATTAATACTGCTTATGAAAAAGTTGGACTAGAAAAAGCAGATAATGCAGTTGTCGATACACTCGAATTAGCTCGTTTCCTTTATCCACATTTTAAAAATCACCGTTTAAATACATTAACAAAGAAATTCAATATTATTCTTGAGCAGCATCACCGGGCTGTTTTTGATGCTGAAGCAACAGCGTATTTGGCTTGGAAACTAATTAAAGATGCAAAAGAAATGCACGATATTAATTTTCATGATTCTTTAAATGACTACATGGGTGAAGGCGATGCTTATAAACGCGCAAGACCATTCCACGCAACGATTTATGCACAAACAGACGTTGGCTTGAAAAATCTATTCAAATTAATCACAATGTCAAATATCAATTACTTCTACCGTGTACCAAGAATTCCACGTTCGCAACTAAAAAAACTGCGAGAAGGCTTAATTGTTGGAACAGCCTGTAGTCAAGGGGAATTATTTGAAGCGATGATGCAAAAAGGAATGCAAGCTGCTGAAAAAGTAGTCGAATTCTATGACTTCATTGAAATTCAACCGAAGCCAGTATATGCGCCTTTAATTGAGCGGGAACTTGTTCGTGATGAAAAAGCACTGGAAGAAATTTTGAAAAACATTGTTCGTGTGGGTGAAAAAGCTGGAAAACCAGTCGTAGCAACAGGTAACGTTCATTACAAAGACCCAGTTGATAAAATCTATCGTAAAATCTTGATTCATTCGCAAGGTGGGGCAAATCCACTCAATCGCGCAGAATTACCAGATGTTCATTTCCGTTCGACTGATGAAATGCTAAAAGAATTTGCCTTTCTAGGAGAAGAAAAAGCCAAAGAAGTCGTTGTCACAAATTCAAATCTAGTTGTGGATTGGATGGAAGAATTAAAACCAATCAAAGATGAACTTTATACGCCAAAAATTGATGGTGCGGAAGACGAAGTTCGTAATATGAGTTATGATATGGCACATCAATTGTATGGTGAAAATTTACCTGAAATCGTGGAAGCTAGATTAGAAAAAGAACTAAAAAGTATTATTGGTCACGGTTTTGCGGTTATTTATCTTATTTCTCATAAACTCGTTAAGAAATCCCTTGTAGATGGTTATCTCGTTGGTTCACGGGGATCTGTTGGTTCTTCATTCGTTGCAACAATGACGGAAATTACCGAAGTAAATCCATTACCACCACATTACCTTTGTCCAAATTGTAAGGATTCGGAGTTCTTTGATGATGGTTCTGTTGGTTCTGGATTTGACTTGCCGGACAAAGAATGCCCGCACTGCGGAACGGCTTACCAAAAAGAAGGACAAGATATTCCTTTCGAAACTTTCTTAGGATTTAAAGGGGATAAAGTACCCGATATCGATTTAAACTTTTCTGGTGATTATCAACCAGTAGCCCATGCTTATACAAAAGAAATTTTTGGAGAAGATTACGTTTTCCGAGCAGGAACTATTGGTACTGTTGCCGAGAAAACAGCATTCGGTTATGTTCGTAATTATGAACGTGATATGAATATGACTATTCGTGGAGCTGAAATTGACCGACTTGTTGCTGGTTGTACAGGTGTTAAACGGACAACCGGTCAACATCCAGGTGGTATTATTGTTATTCCGGATTACATGGATGTTTACGATTTTACGCCAGTACAATTTCCGGCAGATGCAACTGATTCAGAATGGAAAACAACGCATTTTGATTTCCACTCCATTCATGATAATGTGCTTAAACTTGATATACTTGGACACGATGATCCGACCGCTATTCGGATGTTACAGGATTTAAGCGGTATTGATCCAAAAACAATCCCAACAGATGATCCAGATGTGATGAAACTATTTGGTTCTACGGAGTCACTTGGAGTTAAACCAGCTGATATTGATTCCAAAACAGGGACACTTGGAATTCCAGAATTTGGAACCCGTTTTGTCCGTCAGATGTTAGAACAAACTAAACCGACGACATTCTCAGAGCTAGTTCAGATTTCTGGTCTTTCTCATGGGACGGATGTTTGGCTTGGTAACGCCGAAGAACTTATTAAGAATAAAACATGTGAACTGCCTGATGTTATTGGTTGTCGGGATGATATTATGGTATTCCTAATTTATCAAGGTCTAGAAAGTTCGTTAGCTTTTAAAATTATGGAATCCGTTCGTAAGGGGAAAGGCTTAACAGAAGAGATGGAAGAAGCGATGATGGCGAATAAAGTGCCGCTTTGGTACATTGAATCATGTAAAAAAATTAAGTACATGTTCCCGAAAGCCCATGCTGCAGCTTACGTTTTAATGGCTGTACGAATTGCTTATTTCAAAGTACATTATCCACTATACTTTTATGCGACTTATTTCACCGTTCGTGCCGACGATTTTGATTTAACATCGATGGTAAACGGAAAAGAAGCCGTAAAAGCAACGATGAAAGAAGTAAACGATAAAGGGATGGAAGCATCGACAAAAGAAAAAAACTTATTAACTGTTTTAGAAATTGCGAACGAAATGCTTGCTCGTGGCTTTCATTTCCAAAAAGTCGATTTGTATAAATCTTCAGCAGATGAGTTTATTATTGATGGAGATTCGCTTATTCCGCCATTTAATGCAATTCCTAGTCTTGGAACTAACGTAGCGAAGCAAATTGTTGCTGCTCGTGAAAATGGGGAATTTTTATCCAAAGAGGACTTACAACAACGTGGAAAAGTATCCAAAACGATTATTCAATATATGGATGATCAAGGATGCTTGGAAGGATTGCCTGATCAAAATCAACTTTCCCTGTTCTAA
- a CDS encoding DUF503 domain-containing protein, whose product MIQSVVSEFFMQEPQNLKEKRAILKRILTRAKQKFNISIAETDYQDLWQRAEISFAVVSASHIQAEKEAREVLAFLDSFPEWERAETVMEKL is encoded by the coding sequence ATGATTCAATCAGTTGTTAGTGAATTTTTCATGCAGGAACCACAAAACCTCAAAGAAAAACGCGCTATACTGAAACGGATTTTAACAAGAGCAAAACAAAAATTCAATATCTCCATTGCTGAAACGGATTATCAGGATTTATGGCAGCGAGCTGAAATTAGCTTTGCTGTTGTATCTGCCTCGCACATTCAAGCGGAAAAAGAAGCTAGAGAAGTACTTGCTTTTCTCGATTCTTTTCCTGAATGGGAGCGAGCTGAGACAGTAATGGAGAAGTTATAA
- the rnpM gene encoding RNase P modulator RnpM: protein MRNKKIPLRKCIITGERLPKGELLRIAYSKDGALTIDPTGKAPGRGFYIVKSVEACEKAKKKNAIFHQLKMPEQESFYDELIAYVKSLEESTNG, encoded by the coding sequence ATGCGTAATAAAAAAATCCCCCTTCGAAAATGTATTATTACCGGTGAACGCTTGCCAAAAGGCGAACTTCTTCGTATTGCGTATTCGAAAGACGGAGCGCTTACGATAGATCCTACAGGCAAGGCACCTGGACGCGGTTTTTACATTGTTAAAAGTGTAGAAGCTTGTGAAAAAGCAAAAAAGAAAAACGCCATTTTTCATCAACTAAAAATGCCAGAACAAGAGTCCTTTTATGATGAGCTAATTGCTTATGTGAAGTCTCTAGAGGAATCGACGAATGGATAA
- a CDS encoding proline--tRNA ligase: MRQTMTFIPTLKEVPADAEVKSHQLLLRAGFIRQTASGIYSYLPLATLMLRKIEAIIREELEAIGAAELLLPALQPAELWQESGRWNDYGPELMRLKDRASRDFALGPTHEEVITALLRDEVKSYKRLPLTLYQIQTKFRDEKRPRFGLLRGREFIMKDAYSFHATSESLDEVYKLMHQAYSNIFTRCGLEFRSVIADSGSIGGNESKEFMALSEIGEDTIAYSDASDYAANTEMAPVLYMEKKSHELEKELEKVATANQKFIADIVEFLEVPIEKTIKSMLYQVDEEVIMVLVRGDHEVNDIKIKNALDATNVELVDPAVPVEILGANFGSLGPIGVPENIRVFADNAVKDIANAVVGANEDGYHYVNVNPNRDFEVTSYFDLRMIQAGDLSPDGQGVIKFAEGIEVGHIFKLGTKYSEAMNATILDENGRAQPIIMGCYGIGVSRILSAIAEQSNDENGLVWDKQISPFDLHLIPVNMKSEEQVAFAESLYDSLQKAGFSVLIDDRAERAGVKFADADLIGLPIRITVGKKAAEGIVEVKIRKTGEMIEVRQDELLNTLPILFGDK; encoded by the coding sequence ATGCGTCAAACGATGACATTTATACCAACATTAAAAGAAGTTCCGGCGGATGCGGAAGTAAAGAGCCACCAATTACTTTTACGCGCTGGTTTTATAAGACAGACTGCGAGTGGGATTTACAGTTATTTACCACTTGCTACACTGATGTTACGAAAAATCGAAGCAATCATACGTGAAGAGTTGGAAGCAATAGGAGCAGCAGAATTACTTTTACCAGCACTTCAACCAGCTGAACTATGGCAAGAGTCTGGTCGTTGGAATGATTATGGTCCAGAATTAATGCGCCTAAAAGACCGCGCTTCTCGTGATTTTGCGCTTGGACCAACACATGAAGAAGTTATTACGGCACTTTTACGTGATGAAGTAAAATCATATAAACGTTTACCATTAACTTTGTATCAAATCCAAACAAAATTCCGTGATGAAAAACGTCCGCGCTTCGGTTTACTACGTGGTCGTGAATTCATTATGAAAGATGCTTATTCTTTCCATGCTACTAGCGAAAGTTTGGATGAAGTTTACAAGTTAATGCACCAAGCTTATTCTAATATTTTTACTCGGTGCGGCCTTGAATTCCGTTCTGTTATTGCGGACTCCGGATCTATCGGCGGAAATGAATCAAAAGAATTTATGGCATTATCTGAAATTGGTGAAGATACAATTGCTTATAGTGATGCTTCTGATTACGCAGCAAACACTGAAATGGCACCAGTTTTATATATGGAGAAAAAATCTCATGAACTTGAGAAAGAGTTAGAAAAAGTAGCAACTGCCAATCAAAAATTCATTGCTGATATTGTTGAGTTTTTAGAAGTACCAATTGAAAAAACGATTAAATCAATGCTTTACCAAGTAGACGAAGAAGTAATTATGGTATTAGTTCGCGGTGATCATGAAGTGAATGATATCAAAATCAAAAACGCGCTTGATGCAACGAATGTAGAGCTAGTTGATCCAGCTGTTCCAGTGGAAATACTTGGCGCAAACTTTGGTTCCCTCGGTCCAATTGGCGTTCCAGAAAATATTCGTGTATTTGCAGATAATGCAGTAAAAGATATTGCTAATGCGGTTGTTGGTGCAAATGAAGATGGCTACCACTATGTTAATGTGAATCCAAATCGTGATTTTGAAGTTACTAGCTATTTCGATTTACGTATGATTCAAGCTGGTGATTTATCTCCAGATGGTCAAGGTGTCATTAAATTTGCAGAAGGCATCGAGGTTGGTCATATTTTCAAACTTGGCACAAAATACAGTGAAGCGATGAATGCGACAATTTTAGATGAAAACGGTCGTGCACAACCAATTATCATGGGTTGTTACGGAATTGGTGTGTCTCGTATTTTATCCGCCATTGCCGAACAATCAAATGATGAAAATGGCCTAGTATGGGATAAGCAAATTAGCCCATTTGATTTACATTTAATTCCTGTTAATATGAAGAGTGAAGAGCAAGTTGCTTTTGCAGAATCTCTATATGACTCGTTGCAAAAAGCAGGATTTAGCGTATTAATTGATGATCGCGCTGAACGTGCGGGTGTTAAATTTGCAGACGCTGATTTAATCGGTTTACCAATTCGCATTACTGTTGGTAAAAAAGCAGCAGAAGGTATCGTGGAAGTGAAAATCAGAAAAACGGGCGAAATGATTGAAGTTCGTCAAGATGAATTACTCAATACATTACCAATTCTTTTTGGAGATAAATAA